Proteins encoded within one genomic window of Caldilineales bacterium:
- a CDS encoding biotin transporter BioY: MSTQTLASSRWTVRAALIIGFALFTGLAAQVRIPLPFTPVPITLQVLAVILAGLLLGPMDGFLSQLTYLGLIALGAPLAAGWIGGPTAFVGPTAGYLVSFPMAAAIVGWLAENRATRGRSLAAGLAGVAVIYLVGATWLALTLDVSAVRAFQLGVAPFIVVDVVKGLVAVLVGRSGATLLNNLLPRS; encoded by the coding sequence ATGTCAACCCAAACCCTCGCTTCGTCTCGTTGGACTGTTCGTGCTGCCCTGATCATCGGCTTTGCCCTGTTCACCGGGCTGGCGGCGCAGGTGCGCATCCCGCTGCCGTTCACGCCGGTGCCGATCACCCTGCAAGTGCTGGCCGTCATCCTGGCCGGGTTGCTGCTCGGCCCTATGGATGGCTTCCTCAGCCAGCTCACCTATCTGGGCCTGATTGCTTTGGGCGCGCCGCTGGCCGCCGGCTGGATCGGCGGCCCCACGGCCTTCGTTGGCCCCACTGCCGGCTACCTCGTCAGCTTCCCGATGGCGGCGGCCATCGTGGGCTGGCTGGCCGAGAACAGAGCAACGCGCGGGCGCAGCCTTGCAGCCGGGCTGGCGGGCGTCGCCGTCATCTACCTGGTGGGGGCGACATGGCTGGCGCTGACGCTTGATGTCTCCGCGGTGCGGGCCTTCCAGCTTGGCGTAGCCCCATTCATCGTCGTCGATGTGGTCAAGGGCCTGGTTGCTGTCCTGGTTGGGCGCAGCGGCGCGACTTTGCTGAACAACCTGCTTCCCCGGTCATGA
- the hisH gene encoding imidazole glycerol phosphate synthase subunit HisH, which yields MITILDYNIGNVRSVQKAVERALSDAGSSQTVMLTAEPRAILAADGVILPGVGAFGACMTNLQAAQLASVVREVVAEGIPLLGICVGMQMLFELSEEMGEWRGLGLLPGRVQRFDGDLRVPQIGWNQLHPSRPDPLLAGIADGAYAYFVHSYYCAAADPADVLATTDYGRPYPAIIQHGRIWGIQCHPEKSQQVGLRILQNFVGIVEKVDK from the coding sequence ATGATCACCATCCTCGACTACAACATCGGCAATGTGCGCAGTGTGCAAAAAGCCGTGGAACGCGCCCTATCCGACGCCGGCAGCAGCCAAACGGTGATGCTGACGGCCGAACCGCGCGCCATCCTGGCTGCCGATGGCGTCATCCTGCCGGGCGTGGGCGCCTTTGGCGCCTGCATGACGAACTTGCAGGCCGCGCAGCTGGCATCTGTTGTGCGCGAGGTCGTGGCCGAAGGCATCCCGCTATTGGGCATCTGCGTGGGCATGCAGATGCTGTTCGAGCTGAGCGAGGAGATGGGGGAGTGGCGCGGGTTGGGTCTGCTGCCGGGCCGGGTGCAGCGATTCGACGGCGACCTGCGCGTGCCGCAGATCGGCTGGAACCAACTCCATCCCAGCCGCCCCGACCCCCTGCTCGCTGGCATCGCCGATGGCGCCTATGCCTACTTTGTTCACTCCTACTACTGCGCCGCCGCCGACCCCGCTGATGTGCTGGCCACGACCGACTACGGACGGCCCTACCCCGCCATCATCCAGCATGGCCGCATCTGGGGCATCCAATGCCACCCGGAGAAAAGCCAGCAGGTGGGGTTGAGGATTCTGCAGAATTTCGTTGGTATCGTTGAAAAAGTAGACAAGTAG
- the hisB gene encoding imidazoleglycerol-phosphate dehydratase HisB: protein MPPVTITRATRETDITLSLDLHGSGRAQIDTGIGFFDHMLTLFAAHGLFDLTVEAKGDLHVDEHHTVEDVGICLGKAISQGLGDRSGIVRTAHSYVPMDEALAFVAVDLSGRPYCVFQAEWHTPRIGGLGADLIGHFFESVAIHAAMNLHARVLYGRNDHHQCEALYKAFARALDAATRQDPRRLGVPSTKGTLTV from the coding sequence ATACCTCCCGTCACCATCACCCGCGCCACCCGCGAGACCGATATCACTCTCTCGCTCGACCTGCACGGCAGCGGCCGGGCGCAGATCGACACCGGCATCGGCTTCTTCGACCACATGCTGACGCTGTTTGCCGCGCACGGCCTGTTCGATCTCACGGTCGAGGCCAAAGGCGACCTGCATGTAGACGAACACCACACGGTCGAGGATGTGGGCATCTGCCTGGGCAAGGCCATCAGCCAGGGCTTGGGGGATCGGTCGGGCATCGTGCGCACGGCCCACAGCTACGTGCCCATGGACGAGGCGCTGGCCTTTGTGGCCGTGGACTTGTCGGGCCGGCCGTACTGCGTGTTCCAGGCCGAATGGCACACCCCGCGCATCGGCGGCCTCGGCGCCGACCTCATCGGCCACTTCTTCGAATCCGTAGCCATCCATGCCGCCATGAACCTGCACGCCCGCGTGCTCTACGGCCGCAACGACCACCACCAATGCGAGGCGCTTTACAAAGCCTTCGCCCGCGCCCTCGACGCCGCCACCCGCCAGGACCCCCGCCGCCTGGGTGTGCCCTCTACCAAGGGTACGCTGACAGTGTAA